The following proteins come from a genomic window of Ilumatobacter coccineus YM16-304:
- a CDS encoding PAC2 family protein — MTSVDDVLDFSADEVGPLDRPVMLVGLEGWFDVGTAATQAVEAFTSSDQAIVVGMVDADPFYDFTQQRPQVTIDDGIREITWPANEFIVQRNADHRDVVALVGVEPHFHWTTYVDTITTVARALRCEAVVTVGSAAEAIPHTRTPPVTGSTANPELARALGLVAPSYQGITGVAGVLQATLESIGVPAVSLRVGIPHYLMNAEHPQATAALARHLSHVLGVPVDGDISDQMAEQIASWREVHDEVIASDEQLKMYVRMLEAEFDRRAEAAIPSADDLASDFEQFLRDQRDD; from the coding sequence ATGACCAGCGTCGACGACGTCCTCGACTTCTCGGCCGACGAGGTCGGCCCGCTCGATCGACCGGTGATGCTCGTCGGGCTCGAAGGCTGGTTCGACGTCGGCACGGCGGCCACACAGGCCGTCGAAGCGTTCACGAGCAGCGACCAGGCGATCGTCGTCGGCATGGTCGACGCCGACCCGTTCTACGACTTCACACAGCAGCGCCCCCAGGTGACCATCGACGACGGGATCCGTGAGATCACGTGGCCCGCCAACGAGTTCATCGTCCAACGCAACGCCGACCATCGCGACGTCGTGGCGCTCGTGGGTGTCGAGCCGCACTTCCACTGGACCACCTACGTCGACACGATCACGACGGTGGCGAGAGCACTGCGCTGCGAAGCGGTCGTCACGGTCGGCTCGGCCGCCGAGGCGATTCCTCACACGCGCACGCCTCCCGTCACCGGCAGCACGGCGAACCCCGAGCTGGCTCGCGCACTCGGGTTGGTCGCCCCGTCGTACCAGGGCATCACCGGCGTCGCCGGAGTGCTCCAGGCGACCCTCGAGTCGATCGGCGTGCCGGCGGTGTCGCTACGAGTGGGCATTCCGCACTATCTGATGAACGCCGAGCACCCGCAGGCGACGGCGGCGCTCGCACGCCACCTGAGCCACGTGCTCGGTGTCCCCGTCGACGGCGACATCAGCGATCAGATGGCCGAGCAGATCGCCTCGTGGCGCGAGGTGCACGACGAGGTCATCGCCAGCGACGAACAACTCAAGATGTACGTGCGCATGCTCGAGGCCGAGTTCGACCGCCGCGCCGAGGCGGCGATCCCGTCGGCCGACGACCTCGCCAGCGACTTCGAACAGTTCCTCCGCGACCAGCGCGACGATTAG
- the serC gene encoding phosphoserine transaminase — MSFDPSSISVPSDLLPADGRFCCGPSKVRHEQVDAIVAARDTLLGTSHRKPPVKNLVGAVRSKLSDLFALPDGWEIVLGNGGSTVFWDVATFGLVRERSQHAVFGEFSSKFAEACASAPHLGTPSVVKSDVGTHPSLHAEDGIDAYALTHNETSTGVAMQLTRPAGTSADSSLVLVDATSAAGGLTWSPSEVDVYYFAPQKCFAADGGLWLAACSPAAIERINEIGGSERWRPASLDLAIALDNSTKNQTYNTPAVATLVMLDAQLDWMLGNGGLDWAAGRSATSAATLYGWAEARDWASPFVANPDERSNVVGTIDLDDSIDANDVCAVLRQHGVLDTDAYRKLGRNQLRVGMFPAIEPSDIEALTATVDHVVAQMS; from the coding sequence GTGAGCTTCGATCCCTCCTCGATCAGTGTCCCGTCCGACCTCCTTCCTGCCGACGGGAGGTTCTGCTGCGGGCCGTCGAAGGTCCGCCACGAGCAGGTCGACGCCATCGTCGCCGCCCGCGACACCCTGCTCGGCACCTCGCACCGCAAGCCGCCGGTGAAGAACCTGGTCGGCGCTGTGCGAAGCAAGCTGAGCGACCTGTTCGCGCTGCCCGACGGCTGGGAGATCGTCCTCGGCAACGGCGGCTCCACGGTGTTCTGGGACGTCGCCACGTTCGGCCTCGTTCGCGAGCGCAGCCAGCACGCGGTGTTCGGCGAGTTCTCGTCGAAGTTCGCCGAAGCCTGCGCCTCGGCGCCGCACCTCGGTACGCCGTCGGTCGTCAAGAGCGACGTCGGCACGCACCCCTCCCTGCACGCGGAAGACGGCATCGACGCCTACGCGCTCACGCACAACGAGACCTCGACCGGCGTGGCGATGCAGCTCACGCGACCCGCCGGCACGTCGGCCGACTCGTCGCTCGTCCTGGTCGATGCCACGTCTGCCGCCGGCGGCCTCACGTGGTCACCGAGCGAGGTCGATGTCTACTACTTCGCCCCGCAGAAGTGCTTCGCCGCCGACGGCGGTCTCTGGCTCGCCGCGTGCTCGCCTGCGGCGATCGAACGCATCAACGAGATCGGCGGGTCCGAGCGCTGGCGGCCCGCGTCGCTCGACCTGGCGATTGCGCTCGACAACTCCACCAAGAACCAGACCTACAACACGCCGGCGGTGGCGACCCTGGTGATGCTCGACGCACAACTCGACTGGATGCTCGGCAACGGCGGGCTCGACTGGGCGGCCGGCCGCAGCGCCACATCAGCCGCGACGCTCTACGGCTGGGCTGAAGCACGCGACTGGGCGAGCCCGTTCGTGGCGAACCCGGACGAGCGCTCCAACGTCGTCGGCACCATCGACCTCGACGACTCGATCGACGCCAACGACGTCTGTGCCGTGCTCCGCCAGCACGGCGTGCTCGACACCGATGCGTACCGCAAGCTCGGCCGCAACCAGTTGCGCGTCGGCATGTTCCCGGCCATCGAGCCGTCCGACATCGAGGCGCTCACGGCGACGGTCGATCACGTCGTCGCCCAGATGAGCTGA
- a CDS encoding DUF368 domain-containing protein, translating to MPDSDKTPSTPGSATGPLAHVAQLARGFAMGTADIVPGVSGGTVALVLGIYDRLIGNIRLGARALKRLLTGDFDGAKQTIGEIEWVWLLTLLAGILIAVAALSSVLEKLLDEQPIVMAGLFLGLVVGTIWIAWNLLERVDAVTVAIIVGVGVALFALLGLRSDTEVAEGTAEVVTQPIWIFFLSGALAICAMILPGISGSFILVMIGMYTEVLGAVNDRDIPALGATALGCIVGLAIFSTLLNWLLEHYRNHVIAAMIGLMVGSTRVLWPWPNGTHTTTLSAPADDVVLPIALFFVGAIVVIAVERLSSNVGEMPDSLS from the coding sequence GTGCCCGACAGCGACAAGACCCCCTCGACTCCCGGTTCGGCCACCGGGCCGCTCGCCCACGTGGCTCAACTCGCCCGAGGCTTCGCCATGGGTACCGCCGACATCGTGCCCGGGGTGTCGGGCGGCACCGTCGCCCTGGTGCTCGGCATCTACGACCGACTGATCGGCAACATCCGCCTCGGCGCCCGGGCGCTGAAGCGACTGCTCACCGGCGACTTCGACGGGGCCAAGCAGACGATCGGCGAGATCGAATGGGTGTGGCTGCTCACGCTCCTCGCCGGCATCCTGATCGCCGTCGCCGCGCTGTCGTCGGTACTGGAGAAGCTGCTCGACGAGCAACCGATCGTCATGGCCGGCCTGTTCCTGGGCCTGGTCGTGGGCACGATCTGGATCGCCTGGAACCTGCTCGAACGTGTCGACGCCGTCACGGTCGCGATCATCGTCGGGGTCGGCGTCGCACTGTTCGCACTGCTCGGCCTGCGCTCCGACACCGAGGTGGCGGAAGGAACCGCCGAGGTGGTGACGCAGCCGATCTGGATCTTCTTCCTGTCGGGGGCGCTGGCGATCTGCGCCATGATCCTTCCCGGCATCTCCGGGTCGTTCATCCTGGTGATGATCGGGATGTACACCGAGGTCCTCGGCGCGGTCAACGACCGAGACATCCCCGCGCTCGGCGCGACTGCGCTCGGCTGCATCGTCGGACTGGCGATCTTCTCGACGCTGCTCAACTGGCTGCTCGAGCACTACCGCAACCACGTGATCGCCGCGATGATCGGCCTCATGGTCGGCTCCACGCGTGTGTTGTGGCCGTGGCCGAACGGCACGCACACGACGACGCTCTCGGCACCCGCCGATGACGTCGTGTTGCCGATCGCGCTGTTCTTCGTCGGGGCGATCGTCGTGATCGCGGTCGAGCGCCTCAGCTCGAACGTCGGCGAGATGCCCGACTCGCTCAGCTGA
- a CDS encoding pyridoxal phosphate-dependent aminotransferase, producing MKRTSKRLSAIAPSATLAVDSKAKAMKAAGENVIGFGAGEPDFATPQHIVDAAIAACSDPKNHKYSPAGGLPELKQAIADKTQRDSGFVCEPSQVLVTCGGKHAVYTAFAALCDPGDEVICPAPYWTTYPEAITLAGGVPVVIDTDAESGFQVTVEQLEAAKTDKTKVLLFVSPDNPSGAVYPPAAVKAIGEWAVANGIWVITDEIYEHLTYGNHEFSSMPVLVPDLADQCLIVNGVAKTYAMTGWRVGWMIGPADVIKAASNFQSHATSNVSNVAQRAAIAAVSGPLDAVVEMREAFARRASIMHEMLNAIDGVSCPEPQGAFYAYPDLTGLLGRDINGKVANSTIELADIVLEEAKVAFVPGEAFGLPGYGRFSFALGDDDLVEGITRFAALVS from the coding sequence GTGAAGCGCACCTCGAAACGACTGTCTGCCATCGCCCCCTCGGCCACCCTGGCCGTCGACAGCAAGGCGAAGGCCATGAAGGCCGCCGGCGAAAACGTCATCGGATTCGGAGCAGGCGAGCCTGACTTCGCCACCCCGCAGCACATCGTCGACGCTGCGATCGCGGCGTGCTCCGACCCGAAGAACCACAAGTACAGCCCGGCTGGCGGTCTTCCGGAGCTGAAACAGGCGATCGCCGACAAGACGCAGCGCGATTCCGGATTCGTCTGCGAGCCCTCGCAGGTGCTCGTCACGTGCGGTGGCAAGCACGCCGTCTACACCGCCTTCGCCGCGCTGTGCGATCCCGGCGACGAGGTCATCTGCCCGGCGCCGTACTGGACCACCTACCCGGAGGCGATCACGCTGGCCGGTGGCGTTCCGGTGGTCATCGACACCGACGCCGAGTCCGGTTTCCAGGTCACCGTCGAGCAACTCGAAGCGGCCAAGACCGACAAGACCAAGGTGCTGCTGTTCGTCAGCCCCGACAACCCGTCGGGTGCCGTGTACCCGCCCGCCGCCGTGAAGGCGATCGGCGAGTGGGCCGTGGCCAACGGCATCTGGGTCATCACCGACGAGATCTACGAGCACCTCACCTACGGCAACCACGAGTTCTCGTCGATGCCGGTGTTGGTGCCCGACCTCGCCGACCAGTGCCTCATCGTCAACGGCGTCGCCAAGACCTACGCCATGACCGGTTGGCGTGTGGGCTGGATGATCGGCCCGGCCGACGTCATCAAGGCGGCGTCCAACTTCCAGAGTCACGCCACGTCCAACGTCTCGAACGTCGCGCAGCGCGCGGCGATCGCCGCCGTGTCGGGTCCGCTCGATGCGGTCGTCGAGATGCGCGAGGCGTTCGCCCGTCGTGCGTCGATCATGCACGAGATGCTCAACGCCATCGACGGTGTGTCGTGCCCCGAACCGCAGGGTGCGTTCTACGCGTACCCCGACCTGACCGGTCTGCTCGGCCGTGACATCAACGGCAAGGTGGCCAACAGCACCATCGAACTCGCCGACATCGTGCTCGAAGAGGCCAAGGTGGCGTTCGTGCCGGGCGAGGCGTTCGGACTGCCGGGCTACGGCCGGTTCAGCTTCGCCCTCGGCGACGACGACCTGGTCGAAGGCATCACCCGCTTCGCCGCCCTCGTCTCCTGA